One region of Pagrus major chromosome 5, Pma_NU_1.0 genomic DNA includes:
- the LOC140995516 gene encoding cip1-interacting zinc finger protein-like — translation MVRQQRRADRCFVPAAVNGVTRVRFPVGPVHRRPPLTHQVSGRKWAGSATGSSDSRPGCSSNTTEEERGDPGPDGGSGETETKRARLDGTDDPAAPTNRERVPVSCGQPGSESCSTGSVCDPSRLPPPDQQGAAELSEDSRAAELQSVASLKVTIQQSSESREFGQTDRTADRQTGGLHCHVCNLTCRSVQVFQEHMSGPEHLRRLKDITQSICLNTHTLQDRGRRPDTQRWCDTCQTHFSGDVIIHRRTKQHKMCKQLCRPFCPVCKRHFRTPRKFVEHMKSAEHKQQVHLQEAQEEELITVDAVGCFEGEEEEDEEEEEEEEEVEVADEEEEGGVRKEEAEEKELEATDTQETHREEYDPHTTYGSRFVVPVSGFLCRLCNKFFYRETTARHTHCRTHTHYLHLQTHRAAQTRHEDLT, via the exons ATGGTCAGACAGCAGCGCAGAGCAGACAG GTGTTTTGTACCTGCTGCAGTGAACGGAGTGACGCGGGTTCGATTCCCTGTCGGCCCCGTCCATCGCAGACCGCCTCTGACTCACCAG gtTTCAGGCAGGAAGTGGGCGGGATCAGCGACAGGAAGCTCTGACAGCCGGCCGGGCTGCAGCTccaacaccacagaagaagagagaggagaccCAGGACCTGACGGAGGTTCAGGAGAGACGGAGACGAAGAGGGCGAGACTGGACGG GACTGACGATCCTGCAGCTCCGACCAATAGAGAGAGAGTACCGGTGTCATGTGGTCAACCAGGAAGTGAGAGCTGCTccacaggaagtgtgtgtgatCCGTCCAGACTTCCTCCTCcggaccagcagggggcagcagagctgagtgaggacagcagagcagctgag CTGCAGAGCGTGGCCTCTCTGAAGGTCACCATCCAGCAGAGCAGTGAGAGTAGAGAGttcggacagacagacaggacggctgacagacagacaggtggactcCACTGTCACGTCTGTAACCTCACCTGTCGCTCTGTGCAG gtgtttcaggagcacaTGTCAGGACCAGAACACCTGAGGAGACTGAAGGACATCACACAGTCCATCtgcctcaacacacacacactgcaggacag GGGGCGTCGGCCCGACACACAGCGCTGGTGTGACACCTGTCAGACTCACTTCAGCGGTGATGTCATCATCCATCGACGGACAAAACAGCACAAG atgtGTAAGCAGCTGTGTCGTCCCTTCTGTCCGGTGTGTAAACGTCACTTCAGGACTCCAAGGAAGTTTGTGGAGCACATGAAGTCTGCAGAGCACAAGCAGCAG GTGCACCTGCAGGAGgctcaggaggaggagctgatcACAGTGGATGCTGTCGGCTGCtttgagggagaggaggaggaggacgaggaggaggaggaggaagaagaagaagtagaagtagctgatgaagaggaagagggtggtgtaagaaaagaggaagcagaagagaaagagtTGGAG gcaactgacacacaggaaacacacagggagGAATATGACCCCCACACCACATATG gAAGTCGTTTTGTGGTTCCTGTTTCTGGCTTCCTGTGTCGACTGTGTAACAAGTTCTTCTACAGAGAGACGACAGcacgacacacacactgcaggacacacacacactacctccacctgcag actcacagagctgctcagACGAGACATGAAGATCTGACCTGA
- the LOC140995422 gene encoding surfeit locus protein 4-like has translation MGHGDLMSQAEDVADQFLRVTKHYLPHVARLCLVSTFLEDGVRMWFQWSEQSEYIDSTWSCGRFLANVFVLLNLLGQLGGCVLIISRNFVQYGCFSLFGIIALQTVAYSILWDPKFLMRNLALGGGLLLLLAECRGEARSVFAGVPSLGHQSSPKHLLQLGGRVLLVLMFMTLLHFDLSLISVLQNLVGSALIVLVAVGFKTKLAALTLVVWLLCINFTFNAFWNIASYKPMHDFLKYDFFQTTSVIGGLLLVVALGPGGVSMDEKKKEW, from the exons ATGGGACACGGAGACCTGATGAGCCAGGCGGAGGATGTAGCGGACCAG TTCCTGCGGGTCACCAAACACTACCTCCCCCACGTGGCCCGGCTCTGCCTGGTCAGCACCTTCCTGGAGGACGGCGTCCGGATGTGGTTCCAGTGGAGCGAGCAGAGCGAGTACATCGACTCCACCTGGAGCTGCGGACGCTTCCTCGCCAACGTCTTCGTCCTGCTCAACCTGCTGGGACAGCtgg gcgGCTGTGTGTTGATCATCAGTAGAAACTTTGTTCAGTACggctgcttctctctgtttggGATCATCGCCCTGCAG ACGGTGGCCTACAGCATCCTGTGGGACCCAAAGTTCCTGATgag GAACCTTGCGTTGGGGGGAggtctgctcctcctcctggctgAGTGTCGGGGGGAGGCTCGCAGTGTGTTTGCAGGCGTGCCGTCTCTCGGTCATCAGAGCTCTCCGAAGCACCTCCTGCAGCTCGGAGGTCGagtcctcctcgtcctcatgTTCATGACGCTGCTGCACTTTGACCTCAGCCTGATCAGT GTCCTGCAGAACCTGGTGGGCTCGGCGCTCATCGTGCTCGTGGCGGTGGGCTTTAAGACGAAGCTGGCCGCTCTCACTCTGGTGGTGTGGCTGCTCTGCATCAACTTCACCTTCAACGCCTTCTGGAACATCGCGTCGTACAAACCCATGCACGACTTCCTCAAGTACGACTTCTTCCAGACCACGTCGGTGATCGGAggcctgctgctggtggtggcgCTGGGGCCCGGGGGGGTGTCCATGgacgagaagaagaaggagtggTGA